tcaCTCGCAAGGTTTCAACTTTCTACCCTGTATCTAGGGATGAGCTATCCAACCGGGGGACCAACATTCTCAGCACACACGCCGAAAATTCTAACACTACGTGGCCAACTCCAACCACGAAGTCCTACATGCACAACCTGCTTTATCACATGCCGAATAATCCAATGCCACATGTGATAAAGTACAACATCACCAAATGTGCCCACATGCCTAATAATTCAACACCATGTGTGGGTACAATAACCAGGGAAGGGTACTTAGCATGATGCAATCACATATTCACATAACAATCCACAAAGTACCCAGCTCATATTAATCTCATGCCTATTTATTTAATCAAAAAAGTGAATAGAAATTTCTCAACATATATAATCCATATTTCAAACAATTATAAACTTTAAATATCAAGATAGCCGAAATATCCATAATTAaacgttatataaatataaatatatatatatatacccatTCCATAATcataaaaattcatattagATGCATGGTAATTTAATCGATAAAGTAATGCTATTCcgaaacaaagtccactcacaggtAGTACCACGCTGCTTGACTCTGAGAGAGTCCCGCCTACTGCATACGCTGGGTCGGAGTACCTATTTAAAAATACGAGGGCAAgattaacataaaatacttcGAACGagaactttaaaataaaatcctactTTTCCGGGATTTAAGTGTGCACAACAAACAAGAAGTTCTTAAAGGCTGACTATGCGTTTCGAATAGTGGAAGAGCCTCGAAAGACGCTCAGTCAACCGAGTAATCAAACTTTCCAAATTGGGTCAACTAGGCCGGTGGGGACCAAAACCTCCAATTttcgatccgaaagttcctatgggttcaaCAAGGTTCATTATGCATGTCCTGCAATTTTGGTTTGAATCGAACGGTCGGATCTCTCACGATCGGTTGGTTATCGTTTAACCTAATCTTTGAATCATTGAATCGGACTATTCGGGGCTTCTATTCACGATCcacgaattcctacacgatcctagagatgcctagatcaacatattttaaaatgGAGAAGATCCAAAGGTCCGAACATATTGAATTCGGATAACGCTTAATATACATAAATCCgatcgatagtcaaacgataaccaaattcaaatccgagcataTAGTCGTGCTCTATACGACATTGAGATCATTTTAGAGCCAAATGGGTCACCCAAACAGTGCCCATGAGCCTCCACACGCGCCGGTTGCGtgtgggtgtcttgagaaatTTTGGTGACCGGAAAATTGTCGAAACACCCATCAATACCTATACCTTCGTGATCAAGATAACGAatggagcaacttttgttcttggatcaTGGCAAAAAAGTAACCCGAACTTGCCGAAAACAAGAGCCGAAAACCGGCAAAACTTTAAGCTATAAATCGAGttccaaaactaaaaaattgaTCCTAATCAATCCAACCATTAGCTAGATCATGTTGCGAGAATGAGCAAGCATAACTAGATCGACGAATTCGGTGGCCAGAGGTGGCGGTAGTGGCCCAAAATTGGTTGGTCTGTTAATGGGGAGAGGGGATGTTGcacgaagaagaaaatatcacGGCGGGGGGGGGTAAGGGggaaggagaggagagagagagagagagagagagagagagagagagagagagactgaactttaaaatatttacggttgtgccactgagcTTTCGTAGATCgcaactttttcgttacaactcctaTTTAAGCCCATTACGTGTCTACGGATTCATATCAACACAATCTACCCAATAGTGGCATTCATTTCCCACCAGATCCTTCTGGATTAAGAAGtaaccaaaatacccctatcCTTgaaggcaaaattgtaatttcataattaaataaattttaataatttaaatgggTAATTAAAATAGGGTTGAGGTGTCACAACCTACcctcttataaaaatttcgtacTTGAAATTTTCGTACCTATCGTTTGAAGAGATAAGGTTAATTAGCATGGATTTGCACCTCGGGTTCCCAAGTAGCTTTTTCCATGGTTTGACCCCTCCACAGTACCTTCACTACTGGAATAGTTCCAGAGTGCAACACATGTTCCTTTCTATCCAAAATTTGCACTGGTTGCTCTTCATACGTCAAGTCTTCTCTTAGCTCCACTGGTTGTTGATCCAGAATATGGGAAGAATCGGGCACATACTTCTGTAGCATGGATATATGGAATACATCATGAATTCGAGATAGTTCTGGAGGTAAGGCAAGGCAACGAGTTCGATGCATTCCATGATCTCATAAGATTCGATATAACGAGAGCTTAACTTCCCATGTTTCCCGAACCACATCACACCGTTCCAAAGAGATAGCTCCAAGAACACCCAATCCCCAACTGCAAATTCAAGATCTTTGGACTTGTTGTCTACATAACTCTTTTGTCGGTCTTGCACAGTTTTAAGCTTCTCTCGGATCATCCTCACCTTATCATTTGTTTCTTGGATACTTTCTACCTTCTCCAATTTTCTGTTACCCACATAATTCCAACATATAGGAGTTCTACACTACCTCCCATACCAAGATTTATACGGACCCATTCCGATGCTCGAATGATAACTATTATTGTAAGCAAACTCCACCAATGCAAGATGAGTATCCCAATTATCTTAAGTATTAACACACAAGATCTCAACATGTCCTCGAAGGTCTTCTAACTTTCCATCAGTTTGTGGGTGAAAAGCAGTACTAAATCGTAACTTAGTACCAATAGCTTCATGTAAACACTTCTAAAACCTAGCATTCCTGTCCGACACAATGGATATAAGTGCTCCATGCAACCTCACACTTTCATCCACAAAGAGCTTAGCCAGTTCCGCTAAGGAGTAGGTTTCTTTGATAAGTAGGAAGTGAGTGGATTTGGTGAGTTGGTCAACTATCACCCAAATTCTGTCATGCCCTCTTGAAGTACGAGGAAGTTTGAAAACAAACTCCATTGTGATATGTTCACACTTCTATTCAGGGATCGAAGTGGCCATAAGCCCAAATGGTCTTTGTCACTCCTCCTTCACTTGTTGACAAATCATACACCCGCTCAAATATCTAGCTATGTCACCCTTCGTATACGGCCTCGAGTAGTACTCATGTAGTGTCCTATTCATCTTAGTACTACCCGAGTGCATAGAATATGTTGAACAATGGGCCTCCACGATTTCTCTCTTTAAATCTTCGTTCTTGGGTACACAGAGACGAGTTCCAATTACCAAGGCTCTGTCTTCTCCCACTGCATAATCTATCCGTGTACCATTCTCTACTTCTAGTCTTATCATACTCAGTGTAGGATCCTCCAATTGGGTTGCAATAACCCTTTCAACCAGAATAGGCCTCACATGCAAACCAGTAAGTAGTCCACCTTGTTGGCTTATTCCCAGTTCTTCTCCATCTTTTTGCAGTTCCACTAGTAATGGTAAATAAGCTATTCGGAGATAAGCTAGGCTTTCACTAGACTTCCAAATCAAGGCATCCACCGTAACATTAGCTCGGCCAGGATGATACTCGATCGTACAGTTATAGTCCTTAATCAACTCCACCCAATGCCTTTGTCTCATATTCAACTCCTTCTGGGTGAAAAAGTTGTAATGACCCGGTCCTAaactaatatttaaatactaaattattaaagaaaaagaaaatattaccccggaatattttaataggtttACGTGTTGACCGGGGAGACTTTGGTGATATTGTTAAATCTCGGTCCGAAAAGGAggtaaaataattaaagtaagagtgaataaatttaattgaggaaataaattgaaataaacattaaaataaaatgatttgaaataattaaggtttttgagaaattaaatattatttaaggggcaaaaaggtcattttaagTTTGGAAAGGAATTCGGACATTTTGATCATACCGTAGTGTAGACCACGTTGAAACGAGTCCATAGACActtcagtggcataaccgtaaatattttgaagttcagtttttaaaaacccagaTTTCTTCTCTCTAGGCAGTTTTGGACGAGCGAACTTCAGATTGTGATTTCTCCCAACTCCGGTCACCAATTCACGCAAGACAAGTCCCGTTAGATGCACCACACATCCCTCTTCCAGTACCAGTCCACATCAGCCTCCACTGTTTTGGTCGCCGGAAACCGCCACAGAACAGGGCAGTTTGGACAATTATTGATGGAATTTTGCGGTGCACATTCGGAcaactccggccaccattttcttcGAATCTGGTATGCTTTTCTATCCTTCcaatgtgttctagctgatggttggttaggatttgatcaatttctAGCTTAGGCAACTCGATTTGTAACCCAAAATTCGGCCGGGTTTCGGGATGAgatccggccacttccggtcagtttttggggtaggtccaagaacaaaagtggttccaaatagggttTTATATATAGGGTAGGAACCGTGAGCCGtgattttgagaatttccAGAGATGCCTAGTctctttggacacccacgcgctgctgGCGTGTGTGGCGTTgcgtgggcactgtagaaAAAGGGGCATTATGTCCCGATCCGATCCCCTTGTTGTCTTGAGCGCGTAGATGTGctcggatttcaatttggataccgtttgagtctcgaacggatatcgcatattgtgcgttatccgggttcgataggtttaAACCGTTGGATAGTCTTAGATTTATAATATGATAATCTGGACATCCTTAGGATCGTATAGGAGTCGACGGATCATAAAACGGAGTGCCGGATACTTCCGATTTTGGATTTTCCTTAGAGGTTGATGTTTTACATTAATTAAGATTATTTGACcataaaaaaagtattttatggaatttgtgTGAAAACAAGcgttaaataatatttaaattgttcttggatctttatgaaatttatgttTATGTGCATGACCGTTGgtctaaaaataatattattttcctgATTAAATTACGTTGCAGTCTGCTATAGACTggtatcactaagttgggatTACCTCTATTATTAGTTTAGATAATTGAGAgtatgtcagtttgaagtgctatacgcactactcTAAGTACCATCCTGTGATTGTTAGGTCTCGCATAGCATAGGATtttccggcgttgagacagaccccatacgtggcgttggaatttccggcgtatggggagattatatgattgttaggtcacccgtggcgtaggattttcaGATGGGATGACAGaacccatacgtggcgttggaatttctggcgtatggggagatgatATGATTGTCACGTGGCGTAGGAATTTCTGGCGTGAtcacagaccccatacgtggcattggaatttccggcatatggggagattttgTGATTAACAGAGAGGTGAATAAAGGTATTGTATGCATTTGGAATCGGAATTTAGTGGAAAAAACTAcatgtggcttgatcccttagttaaggtacgtaggcagcctagtGTAGTGCCTAGATGCAGCCGTGGGCTAAACTTCACTTGGACCTTGACGATGGTCCTGAAATTCGAATGGAAACGAGGCTTGattgattaaatatttattattccGTTCGACTGAGTGAATGTTTTGTGGatgtgattgtgttaggaggttaaaacctcGTATGTTGGTTATTCGGGAAGTTAATCTATGTTGATTACAGTAGGTGTTCATAAGTAAGTTTGAGTTTATATTATGCATTGTTTAATGCATTAATTTGATTTAAGAACACTGTTGGCGTATCTGTTTCGAATTATTTGAAGGCCGGAGgccgtttatgtgaattgcatgaaattatattgtgcgtgctgcctgttgggatattaaattgtgaattttgtgcaGGCTAAAATTTGGggaatgttcaatttacaggggagactttgccaaaatttcggtagaaagtCTTGTGCCCTTATTCCCTTTTGGGAAAAAGGATATAGTTTTAGAAGTGGGCCCAACATTGGGGTAATGTCGAGAATTCCCACAGGATTCGTCTCGGTTTCTGAAAATTCGGGGCAGGTCCTGTCAAAAGTACTTGAGGCTTTTGTGATCAATGAAGATCTGACATGTCTCACCGTACAAGTATTGTCGCCAAATTTTAAGGGTGAACACCACTGTAGCAAGCTCCAAGTCATGGGTATTGTAATTCTACTCGTGCTTCTTGAGTTGCCTCGAGGCATAAGCAATCATCCGATTATGTTGCATTAGTACGGATCCCAACCCTTGCAATGATGCATCACTGTAGATCACAAAGTTCCCCGTGTTATCCAGAAAAGCCAAAACAAGTGCGGTAGTTAACCCCGTCTTCAGCTCCTGAAAACTCCTAATTCTACTCAAATTtgataattataataaaatacaaattctATTCCTAATAGAAACAAACTCCATTCCTAATATGAATATTGACTTTGACTCACGCTAACACTCCTACTCAATTTGGTGCATAGATATCGGtaatgcccaacttgtcaagtGAGTCTTCAAATCGGCACTTTGACACAGCATGGGTCAATATATCTGCAAGTTGCTCCGAAGAAGGCACAAAAGATATAGAAATTGACTTATGCTATAGCTTCTCCTTAATGAAATGCCTACATGTTTAGTTCAATCATGTTGCATCGGATTGTTAGCAATTTCAAATGCAGACTCACTATCACATTGAAGCTTTGTAGCAGCATCTGGTTTAAACTCAATTTCAGCAAGTACAACCACAATATTTCACAAATCCCTTAGGCAATCCCTGGGTATTCAGACTCTGTAGAGGAAAGAGATACtacatttttcttcttactATGCCATATAACTAGGTTACCGCCTACAAAGCTGAAGTAACCTGATGTAAAATGTCTATCTGTATTATTCCCTGCATAATATGCGTCAGTGTAATCTTCCAAGTGgtcatttttcttaaataataaACCTCTCATAGTAGCTGACTTTAAGTAACTCAGAATATACATCA
The Prunus dulcis chromosome 2, ALMONDv2, whole genome shotgun sequence DNA segment above includes these coding regions:
- the LOC117618069 gene encoding uncharacterized protein LOC117618069; translation: MRQRHWVELIKDYNCTIEYHPGRANVTVDALIWKSSESLAYLRIAYLPLLVELQKDGEELGISQQGGLLTGLHVRPILVERVIATQLEDPTLSMIRLEVENGTRIDYAVGEDRALVIGTRLCVPKNEDLKREIVEAHCSTYSMHSGSTKMNRTLHEYYSRPYTKGDIARYLSGCMICQQVKEE